One genomic window of Metopolophium dirhodum isolate CAU chromosome 4, ASM1992520v1, whole genome shotgun sequence includes the following:
- the LOC132943192 gene encoding importin subunit beta, with protein sequence MSDEEVVQITSLLERTISTDKEELNQIQKFLEHAAQTNLPGFLKTLSNVLLYSVNNPVARIAAGLQIKNHITSKDEAVKVQMKQRWLSFTEQDRLFIKENIFKALGTESRPSSAAQCVANVAIIELPLNLWPGLIALLAANVTDPNSSDVLRESSLETIGYICAETDRDVLKAESNTVLTAIVHGMTQPNSHVCLAATTALYNSLEFTKGNFEKKNERDYIMEVVCKATQSTETQIKVAALQCLVKIVSLYYEYMELYMTTLFPITLHAIKSELDEEALQGIEFWSSIAEEEAEIVYERQCQEQPNDKKLMLYAEGALEFIIPVLMEKLTKQEEGDDDDDWNPCKSAGVCIMLLATCCQSNIVQHVIPFINSNISNPDWRFRDASVMTLGSILGGLDQNALKSLLEPNIPVLIHLMYDSSVAVQDTSAWTFGRIFEFVPDLIINSSCLNDVLGVFIKGLKSEPRVATNICWAFSSLAQATGEDMNVLTPYFDYIVQGLLETTERGDGMRSNLRSAAYEALMDMIKCAPADCYETVKSTTLIVLSRLNQIINLQSMNEDCLDMQGLLCATLQSVIRKMSGEDVEKIADAIMNALLVMLSTSKDSGLQEDALMAISPLIENIGKGFNKYMEYFKTYLFIGLQNNMEFQVCLAAIGLVGDLSRALREDLAPYCDQIFSLLFETLSNNTVNRNLKPQILSSFGDIALGIGSEFKKYLDHVLNALVQVAQLQLDPNDAEIVDYLNELREGVLAAYIGIVQGLKGEGYTPNQDVYLLEQHLPFMVRYMISICSDPNAHPGILKSCCGLVGDLCTAFGAKACPVLDNGEVHELLYKGRQSTDVTAKSLARWSAKELQKIKTFAM encoded by the coding sequence ATGAGTGATGAAGAAGTTGTTCAAATTACCAGCCTTTTGGAGCGCACGATTTCCACCGACAAAGAAGAATTAAATCAAATACAGAAATTTTTGGAGCATGCAGCGCAAACGAATCTCCCAGGTTTTCTCAAAACATTATCTAATGTCTTACTTTATTCCGTCAACAACCCGGTCGCTCGCATCGCCGCCGGCCTTCAAATCAAAAACCACATTACATCGAAAGATGAAGCGGTTAAGGTTCAGATGAAACAGCGTTGGTTGTCTTTCACTGAGCAAGACCGtctttttattaaagaaaacatATTCAAAGCACTCGGCACAGAAAGTAGGCCTAGTTCTGCTGCTCAGTGTGTTGCCAACGTCGCTATTATTGAGTTACCATTAAACCTTTGGCCCGGTCTTATTGCCTTGTTAGCAGCAAACGTCACTGATCCAAACTCGTCTGACGTTCTCAGAGAGTCTTCTCTAGAAACTATCGGTTATATATGTGCTGAGACTGACCGTGACGTATTAAAGGCTGAGTCCAACACTGTTCTGACGGCTATTGTTCATGGAATGACCCAACCAAATAGTCATGTTTGTTTGGCAGCCACTACTGCTCTTTATAATTCTTTGGAATTTACAAAAGGAAATTTCGAAAAGAAAAATGAACGCGATTACATTATGGAAGTTGTATGTAAAGCTACTCAATCAACTGAAACTCAAATTAAGGTCGCTGCACTTCAATGTCTGGTTAAAATTGTTtctttatattatgaatacatgGAACTGTATATGACAACACTGTTTCCAATTACACTACATGCCATTAAATCAGAATTGGATGAAGAAGCACTACAGGGTATTGAATTTTGGTCTAGTATTGCTGAAGAAGAGGCTGAAATTGTATATGAAAGACAATGTCAAGAACAACCTAATGATAAAAAACTTATGTTGTACGCTGAAGGTGCATTGGAATTCATAATACCTGTTTTAATGGAAAAACTTACAAAACAAGAAGAAGGTGACGACGATGATGATTGGAATCCATGTAAATCAGCTGGCGTTTGTATAATGTTACTAGCTACTTGTTGTCAAAGCAATATTGTTCAACATGTAATTCCATTCATAAATAGTAATATCAGCAATCCAGATTGGCGTTTTAGAGATGCTTCAGTGATGACACTAGGATCAATTCTTGGTGGTCTAGACCAGAATGCGTTAAAAAGTCTATTAGAACCTAACATTCCTGTTCTTATACATTTGATGTACGATTCTAGCGTGGCAGTTCAAGATACATCTGCATGGACATTTGGCCGCATATTTGAGTTTGTACCAGATTTAATCATTAATTCTTCTTGTTTAAACGATGTACTTGGAGTATTTATTAAAGGTCTCAAATCTGAACCCCGTGTCGCCACAAACATTTGCTGGGCTTTTAGCAGTCTTGCACAAGCCACTGGAGAAGATATGAATGTCTTGACTCCATATTTTGATTACATTGTTCAAGGCTTACTTGAAACCACTGAAAGGGGTGATGGTATGAGATCAAATTTGAGGTCTGCTGCATACGAAGCTCTTATGGATATGATCAAGTGTGCACCTGCTGATTGTTATGAAACTGTTAAAAGTACAACATTAATCGTACTTAGTCGGTTGAACCAAATAATCAATTTACAATCCATGAATGAAGATTGTTTGGATATGCAAGGACTGTTATGTGCAACATTACAAAgtgttataagaaaaatgagTGGTGAAGATGTAGAAAAAATTGCCGATGCCATTATGAACGCTCTTTTAGTAATGTTGAGTACTAGCAAAGATAGTGGTTTACAAGAAGATGCATTAATGGCTATAAGTCCTCTGATAGAAAATATTGGAAAAGGATTCAATAAGTACATGGAATATTTCAAAACATACTTATTTATcggtttacaaaataatatggaatTCCAGGTATGTTTAGCTGCCATTGGTTTAGTAGGCGATTTGTCACGAGCTCTCCGTGAAGATTTAGCTCCGTATTGCGATCAAATTTTTTCTTTACTTTTTGAAACATTGAGCAACAATACTGTTAACCGGAACTTAAAACCACAAATTCTGTCATCATTTGGAGATATAGCTCTAGGCATTGGGTCAGAATTCAAGAAGTACCTAGATCATGTTTTGAATGCGTTGGTTCAAGTAGCACAACTTCAGTTAGACCCCAATGATGCAGAAATTGTCGATTACTTAAACGAACTTCGTGAAGGTGTATTGGCTGCTTATATTGGTATTGTACAAGGGCTGAAAGGTGAAGGATATACACCCAATCAGGATGTTTATTTATTGGAACAACACTTGCCATTCATGGTTCGATATATGATATCTATTTGCTCTGATCCTAATGCACATCCAGGAATATTGAAGAGTTGCTGTGGTCTTGTTGGAGACTTGTGCACAGCGTTTGGTGCTAAAGCATGTCCAGTTCTAGACAATGGAGAAGTGCACGAACTTCTATACAAAGGACGTCAATCCACTGATGTTACTGCCAAAAGCCTAGCTCGTTGGTCTGCGAAAGAACTTCAAAAAATCAAGACCTTtgcaatgtaa
- the LOC132943693 gene encoding zinc finger protein 26-like — protein MTEVNYRYIAFENDHTYLKTSNHRDENIQLLQSSISTVVEPKNNAAVSSKTPSTRKQQNKVCTNKTKQLKINMDLQKSSVFFLHNTLNFPLSTDFKISQNTLPIQKMNTGSTSSMRPIQPKLTNTSNIVPVTQTLSNALVIPSQINFLKTKLHNKTSKNTLVKPTLPLIPPMIKPFIKPIKSIKNKIVYDYKNNTCTIELATNLCQRLLSGENMFMCRKCDKVYSEHKDLLDHYMIHDKCESNLIVPEKDIRENIPINNVKKENRNVDKNIINSDKNIAKQTIPVIKTTLNSKKNKVIFQGECIMCHSVFPDLGEHIRTVHQNDLIKNKVNTHSCAKCGMEFDVKQQLRAHEFSAHKAACTYTCEYCLKYFLCKEDLEKHVESHYSDIMKYLCPYCDVGFPDSNGLRTHLINHIGYDSPEYSTPETPVYQIEYSPTRPPEQFDQLFSELDNVSEDVDEVYIEEVDEDNNFQVSFVEDGEDNALSQVNSLIDDDHTIDTELNNKPSEDSNKVIINDHQTPLLNKKRISYTVCRICFIIVSYSRIGRHMKKKHNNAAPYQCEICHAEFNRKHIMDDHRRKHTNNKPHKCTECSKCFTYKHHLNRHMMIVHNSGTLEKLFKCSVCDKAFSFKEYLTLHVNSRHKGKHYMCQVCGKSFSTNAALNKHQLCHTEERPFMCEHCGRTFKCKTHCDTHTKNMHPGDPELTTPPEKFECELCKKLFSTKVYRDMHLKRHNGQGHQCDICYKLFVSKAHMQRHIKIMHRNTL, from the exons ATGACGGAGGTCAACTATCGGTACATAGCGTTTGAAAATGATCATACGTATTTGAAAACTAGTAACCATAGAgatgaaaatattcaattattgcaGTCCAGCATTTCTACGGTTGTTGA acccAAAAATAATGCAGCTGTATCATCAAAAACTCCATCAACtagaaaacaacaaaataaagttTGTACAAATAAAACCAAACAATTAAAGATTAATATGGATCTACAGAAATCAAGcgtattttttttgcataatactttaaattttccaCTATCTACAGATTTTAAGAT atcacAAAATACATTACCTATTCAAAAAATGAATACTGGTAGCACTTCAAGTATGAGGCCTATACAACCAAAACTAACTAATACTTCAAATATTGTTCCCGTTACACAAACACTATCAAATGCACTAGTTATTCCatctcaaattaattttttaaaaacaaaattacataataa gACATCAAAGAATACACTTGTGAAACCCACATTGCCATTGATACCTCCGATGATAAAACCCTTTATTAAGCCTATTAagtcaataaaaaacaaaattgtttatgattataaaaacaatacatgcACAATTGAATTAGCTACTAATTTATGTCAGCGTTTATTGAGTGGAGAAAATATGTTCATGTGTAGGAAATGTGATAAAGTTTACTCAGAACATAAAGATTTGTTGGATCACTATATGATTCATGATAAATGTGAATCAAACCTAATAGTTCCAGAAAAAGATATAag AGAGAACATACCAATCAATAATGTAAAGAAAGAAAAtagaaatgttgataaaaatattattaatagtgataaaaatattgcaaaacaAACTATACCAGTTATTAAAACTACAttaaactctaaaaaaaataaagttatttttcaaGGAGAGTGCATTATGTGTCATTCAGTATTTCCTGATCTTGGGGAACATATAAGAACTGTTCACCAAAATGACTTGATTAAGAATAAAGTTAATACTCACAGTTGTGCAAAGTGTGGAATGGAGTTTGATGTTAAACAACAACTACGAGCTCATGAGTTCTCTGCGCATAAAGCTGCTTGCACATATACTTGTGAATATTGTCTTAAATACTTCTTGTGTAAGGAAGACTTAGAAAAACATGTTGAATCACATTATAGTGACATTATGAAGTATTTATGTCCATATTGTGATGTTGGTTTTCCTGATTCAAATGGATTAAGAACTCATCTCATTAATCATATTGGTTACGATAGTCCTGAGTACTCAACTCCAGAAACACCAGTCTATCAAATTGAATATAGCCCTACAAGACCACCTGAACAATTTGATCAGTTATTTTCTGAATTAGATAATGTTTCGGAGGATGTTGATGAAGTCTATATAGAAGAAGTTGATgaagataataattttcaagTTAGTTTTGTAGAGGACGGTGAAGACAATGCATTATCACAAGTAAACTCGCTCATTGATGATGACCATACAATTGATACAGAGCTAAACAA taaaCCTTCAGAAGATAGCAACAAAGTTATTATCAATGACCACCAAACACCATTGTTGAATAAAAAGCGAATAAGTTATACAGTGTGTAGAATATGCTTTATTATCGTAAGTTATTCAAGAATTGGTAGGCATATGaagaaaaaacacaataatgCTGCCCCCTACCAATGTGAGATATGTCACGCTGAGTTTAATCGAAAGCACATTATGGATGACCATAGGAGAAAACATACAAATAACAAACCTCAcaa gtgcACAGAATGTTCTAAATGTTTTACCTACAAACACCACCTAAATCGGCACATGATGATAGTTCACAATTCTGGCACattagaaaaactattcaaatgtTCTGTATGTGACAAAGCATTTTCATTTAAGGAGTATTTGACACTACATGTGAA TAGCCGCCATAAGGGTAAACATTATATGTGCCAAGTTTGTGGCAAAAGTTTTTCTACCAATGCTGCGTTGAATAAACACCAGTTGTGTCATACAGAAGAACGACCATTCATGTGTGAACATTGTGGACGGACTTTCAAATGTAAGACTCATTGTGACACCCACACAAAAAATATGCATCCTGGGGATCCAGAACTAACAACACCACCAGAAAAATTTGAATGTGAACTTTGTAAAAAACTATTTAGCACAAAAGTATACCGTGATATGCACCTTAAGCGACACAATGGCCAAGGTCATCAATGTGATATATGCTACAAACTGTTTGTTTCTAAAGCACATATGCAAaggcatattaaaataatgcatCGAAATACATTGTGA